Genomic segment of Cronobacter dublinensis subsp. dublinensis LMG 23823:
AGAGGCTCTCTTTCGCGGAAAACGCGAGCGTCAGGGCGCAGGCGAAGGGCAGGGGCGCGCGTTCAAGCCGCGCGCGCTCCCGGGCGTCGATAATGCCTGGCGCCAGCTCGTCAGCCATTGGGGCGTCCATCAGCGTTTCAACGTCGATCCCGATACTGCCGGGGGTGGCGATAACCGTCGCCCAGGCCTGCTGGCCCGTGTGCGTGATGCTGCCGGTAAACCCGGCGGGCCAGCATGGCTCGCGGTGCGCGCCGATGCCGGGCACGCACGGCTTTGCGCCTGCGGCACGCAACGCCGCCACGGCCGCCTCGCGGCCCGCCAGATGTTCCGCCTGACGCCGCACGACGGCGTTGGCAAGCATCGTGTGGTGCGGCAGCCAGAGCAGGTCGTCCGGCTGCAAGGTCTGCGGGGAGAAATCGACGCGCCAGACGTGGTGTCCGGCGATGTGTAATAGCGTGAGTGTGGTCTGCATAGAAAACGGGCGGGAGTCGCCTCCCGCCGTGGTCATCAGAAGTGGGTGTTGATGCCCATGAACCAGGTGCGGCCCGATTCGTTATAGGTTTCCGCCCCGGCGCCGTACATCCAGGCGTTGGTTTTGGCGTTACCCGTGGTCTGGGCGTTACCGGCGCGCCAGTGACGTTTGTCGAGGACATTATCGACGCCCGCCGTCAGGCTGACGTTTTTAGTGACATCCCAGGTGCCGCTCAGGCCGACGATGCTGTAAGGGCTCACTTCGTTGGTGCTGCTGTCGGTCACGCGCTCGCCCTTGTAGTTATACATTTTCGGTTTCTGACGACCATACCAGGTGAAGGTGCTTTGCAGCGACACATCGTCGCGCACCTGCCAGCTCAGCGTCGAGTTCAGCGTAAACTCCGGAATGATCGACAGGCGATCGCCGGTGGTTTTGTTCTTACTCTGTAACATCCAGGTCAGGTTGTTGCTCCACTGTACGGTGTCGGTCACCGGCAGGTTCAGCGTGCCTTCCAGCCCTTCAACCACGGCTTTCGGCACGTTCTCCCACTGGTAGAGATCCGTTTTGTTGCTGACAGCGGTGACGCGTGAATAGCCCGCCTCGATTTTGTCGTGATAGTCGTTACGGAACCACGTCAGGCCCGCCTGATAGCCATCCTGTTTGTACTCCAGGCCAATCTCTTTATTGACGCTGGTTTCGGCCTTGAGATCGTCATTGCCCATCAGGTAGCAGCCGACGTTGGTGGCGCTGGCGTAGCAGCCCTGGCCGCGGCTGTAGAGGATGTAGTTGTCGTTGGTCTGATACAGGCTCGGCGCTTTATAGGCGCGGGCGATGCCCATTTTCAGGGTCAGCGTGTCGGTCAGCGCCTGGGTGAGGTTCAGCGCCGGGCTCCAGTTGTTGCCAACGATACTATGATGATCGAAGCGCAGCGACGGGGTTAGCGTGGTGCTGTCGGTCAGCTGCATGTTGTCTTCCGCGAACAGCGAGAAGATTTCCGCTTTGGCGTACGGGCTGCGGCCCGTGGTGTCGACGCCCGGGATCGCGCCGCCGCTGGTCGAGCCGGTCAGCGCCTGGGCGGTAGAGGTGCCGTCTTTCAGGCGCTGCTGATTCCACTCGGTGCCGACGGTCAGGTTCTGATT
This window contains:
- the entD gene encoding enterobactin synthase subunit EntD, translated to MQTTLTLLHIAGHHVWRVDFSPQTLQPDDLLWLPHHTMLANAVVRRQAEHLAGREAAVAALRAAGAKPCVPGIGAHREPCWPAGFTGSITHTGQQAWATVIATPGSIGIDVETLMDAPMADELAPGIIDARERARLERAPLPFACALTLAFSAKESLFKALFPRVRDRFGFDSAHVVALSENRLTLRLACALGPFPPGHCFTLHWQQDAQQILTLLRVA